A genomic window from Cloacibacillus evryensis DSM 19522 includes:
- a CDS encoding PhoH family protein, protein MKETKQEAENLLSLTDASVVKLLAEHEEILRLVEQSFPVKIYARGSSLSVRGDDERLIKKLENLLVQYAELSLSGHKFNSAEIRYGLHSIQKGEEVDLRSLYNDVVCISNRGKAIRPYTNGQKGYIQAIRDNDITFGIGPAGTGKTYLAVAQAVAYLKSAKISRIILVRPVVEAGERLGYLPGDMNEKVAPYLRPLYDAFYELLPAERFDRYFEKGVIELAPLAYMRGRTLNDSFIILDEAQNTTPEQMKMFLTRLGFGSKAVITGDITQVDLPGTKESGLKVVQDILKGVPGVSFIRLNDGDVVRHEIVQRIVRAYEDYDRRRAEKQAER, encoded by the coding sequence ATGAAAGAAACAAAGCAGGAGGCCGAAAATCTCCTTTCGCTCACCGACGCCTCCGTCGTGAAGCTGCTCGCCGAGCATGAGGAGATCCTGCGCCTTGTCGAGCAGAGCTTTCCCGTAAAGATATACGCGCGGGGCAGCTCGCTCTCTGTCAGGGGCGACGACGAACGGCTGATAAAAAAACTTGAGAACCTGCTCGTGCAGTACGCGGAGCTCTCGCTTTCGGGGCATAAATTCAACAGCGCCGAGATACGCTACGGGCTTCACAGCATCCAGAAGGGCGAGGAGGTCGACCTGCGGTCGCTTTACAACGACGTCGTCTGCATAAGCAACCGCGGCAAGGCCATCCGCCCCTATACGAACGGACAGAAGGGCTATATCCAGGCCATTCGCGACAACGACATAACCTTCGGCATCGGCCCCGCCGGTACCGGAAAGACTTATCTCGCCGTCGCCCAGGCCGTAGCTTACCTGAAATCCGCGAAGATAAGCCGCATCATCCTCGTGCGCCCCGTCGTCGAGGCGGGGGAGCGGCTCGGCTATCTTCCCGGCGACATGAACGAAAAGGTCGCCCCGTACCTGAGACCGCTCTATGACGCTTTTTACGAGCTGCTGCCGGCGGAGAGGTTCGACCGTTACTTTGAGAAGGGCGTCATCGAGCTCGCGCCGCTCGCCTATATGCGCGGCCGCACCCTCAATGACAGCTTCATCATCCTCGACGAGGCGCAGAACACGACGCCGGAGCAGATGAAAATGTTCCTCACGCGCCTTGGCTTTGGTTCAAAGGCCGTGATCACGGGGGATATCACACAGGTCGATCTGCCCGGCACCAAGGAATCGGGGCTCAAAGTCGTGCAGGATATCCTGAAGGGAGTCCCCGGAGTCTCCTTTATCAGGCTCAACGACGGCGACGTCGTGCGGCATGAGATAGTACAGAGAATAGTGAGGGCTTACGAAGACTATGACAGACGGAGAGCGGAAAAGCAGGCTGAAAGATAG
- a CDS encoding HD family phosphohydrolase encodes MTDGERKSRLKDSITAVFSKFSFRRENRQYIIFRAILLCVATLLVSVNWYMFDRRENYQIGIPSEKTYFALTSARYEDRAATLELRQRAASRIIDVMVQDEKIASEVSRRLELLEKGELKQLFNAPLLNIYNKQGSASQKSIVDAALDIGRRVRDESTDREQQTTLVWKYLKETKLSQSERNVAFQMLDVVLNPSLQSDGEMVQKLREDVAAQIPAVIKEIRPGSVLVQKGQVVTPSLAKLLASQGYPDAAFPWKHLIFILGAISIWSFWPVWIASGLREKLSMREWIYIAVVLSVVWTLEVVFARFGGYSMAVLGLTGWLCLTLPVSLSFHIIFGGGVISVIIAFGTNPGIVCLGCILAAFAAGIGRILFIDPPNHRITIWRNLFFLGLCLGAASICIHWGLGLYFDYNLALGAVLFSAIWGTIVVALLPLWENVFDVLSPLRLLELSHPSQPLIKRLQMEAPGTYNHVLMVGTLAEAAADKLHMNGLLVRAGAYYHDIGKLKNPQYFVENQRHGKNIHDSLPPTLSGQLLISHVKEGLDIAAQTNLPKALRRFISEHHGTTSQRYFYEKAKALGENVTEEQFRYPGPRPQSRETALVMLADSVEAAIKARSKPFESNRELSDFINQVIRSKVESNQLNDVDFTMKEMSLITEAFMEVFQATYHSREVKNINEIIKEAKLKGGEHKEEAVPLTAEAPAAPAGREKEEEEDDKDEDNDTLR; translated from the coding sequence ATGACAGACGGAGAGCGGAAAAGCAGGCTGAAAGATAGCATCACGGCGGTATTCAGCAAATTTTCATTCAGGCGCGAAAACAGACAGTATATCATTTTTCGGGCCATCCTCCTCTGTGTCGCGACGCTGCTTGTCAGCGTCAACTGGTACATGTTCGACCGGAGGGAAAACTATCAGATAGGGATTCCCTCCGAGAAGACATACTTCGCCCTCACCTCGGCGCGGTACGAGGACCGGGCGGCGACGCTCGAACTGCGCCAGCGCGCGGCTTCGCGCATCATCGACGTCATGGTGCAGGACGAGAAGATCGCCTCCGAGGTCTCGCGCCGCCTCGAACTCCTCGAAAAGGGCGAGCTCAAGCAGCTTTTCAACGCGCCGCTGCTCAACATCTATAACAAACAGGGCTCCGCTTCGCAGAAATCGATCGTCGACGCCGCGCTTGACATAGGGCGCAGGGTCCGCGACGAATCCACCGACAGGGAGCAGCAGACGACTCTGGTCTGGAAATATCTCAAGGAGACGAAGCTTTCGCAGTCGGAACGCAACGTCGCCTTTCAGATGCTTGACGTCGTCCTCAACCCCTCCCTCCAATCCGACGGCGAGATGGTCCAAAAGCTGCGTGAAGACGTCGCGGCTCAGATACCGGCCGTGATAAAGGAGATACGCCCCGGCTCCGTACTTGTACAGAAGGGGCAGGTCGTCACCCCGTCGCTCGCGAAGCTGCTCGCCTCGCAGGGCTATCCCGACGCCGCCTTCCCCTGGAAACACCTCATCTTCATCCTCGGCGCGATCAGCATCTGGAGCTTCTGGCCGGTGTGGATCGCCAGCGGCCTGCGCGAGAAGCTTTCGATGCGCGAGTGGATATATATCGCCGTCGTGCTCTCGGTTGTCTGGACTCTCGAGGTCGTATTCGCGCGCTTCGGCGGTTACTCGATGGCCGTGCTCGGCCTCACCGGCTGGCTCTGTCTTACTCTGCCGGTATCGCTCTCATTTCATATCATCTTCGGAGGCGGCGTGATCAGCGTCATCATCGCCTTCGGCACCAATCCCGGCATCGTCTGCCTCGGCTGCATCCTCGCGGCCTTCGCCGCCGGCATCGGCCGCATCCTTTTTATCGACCCGCCAAACCACCGCATCACCATCTGGCGCAACCTCTTCTTCCTCGGGCTCTGTCTGGGAGCCGCCTCTATCTGCATACACTGGGGGCTCGGCCTCTATTTCGATTATAACCTCGCCCTTGGGGCCGTGCTCTTCAGCGCGATCTGGGGAACGATCGTCGTCGCGCTGCTGCCGCTGTGGGAGAACGTCTTCGACGTCCTTTCGCCGCTGCGCCTGCTTGAGTTGAGCCATCCCTCGCAGCCGCTCATCAAACGTCTGCAGATGGAGGCTCCCGGCACCTACAACCATGTCCTCATGGTCGGCACTCTCGCTGAGGCGGCGGCGGACAAGCTCCATATGAACGGCCTTCTCGTGAGGGCCGGCGCTTATTACCACGACATCGGGAAGCTCAAGAACCCGCAGTATTTTGTCGAAAACCAGCGCCACGGGAAGAACATACATGACAGTCTGCCGCCGACGCTTTCGGGACAGCTGCTGATATCGCACGTGAAGGAGGGGCTGGATATCGCCGCGCAGACGAATCTCCCCAAAGCCCTGCGCCGCTTTATAAGCGAGCACCACGGAACTACTTCGCAGCGGTATTTCTATGAAAAGGCGAAGGCCCTCGGCGAGAATGTCACCGAGGAGCAGTTCCGCTATCCGGGGCCGCGCCCGCAGTCGCGCGAGACCGCGCTCGTGATGCTCGCCGATTCCGTGGAGGCGGCGATAAAGGCGCGCAGCAAGCCCTTCGAGAGCAACAGGGAGCTTTCCGACTTCATCAATCAGGTGATACGCAGCAAGGTGGAGAGCAACCAGCTCAACGATGTGGACTTTACGATGAAGGAGATGTCGCTGATAACGGAGGCCTTCATGGAGGTCTTTCAGGCGACCTACCATTCGCGTGAGGTAAAGAACATCAACGAAATAATAAAAGAGGCGAAACTCAAAGGCGGGGAGCATAAGGAAGAGGCTGTTCCCCTGACGGCGGAAGCCCCCGCCGCCCCCGCGGGTAGAGAGAAAGAAGAAGAGGAGGATGATAAGGATGAAGACAACGATACACTGCGGTGA
- the ybeY gene encoding rRNA maturation RNase YbeY produces MKTTIHCGEIFNETNSSMCCGERIKKLEKILSAYLEETNLLPEAAAECEISLTFAGADQIAEMNEEYREVAGPTDVLSFPMWENEEGGFEPPDDWECLTLGDIIVCPEIVAKNAEENGKSAESETVLVICHGFLHLVGFDHADDAERERMWQAQEALVARFFAGA; encoded by the coding sequence ATGAAGACAACGATACACTGCGGTGAGATATTCAACGAGACGAACAGCTCCATGTGCTGCGGGGAGAGGATAAAGAAGCTCGAGAAAATATTATCCGCATATCTTGAAGAGACGAATCTCCTCCCGGAAGCGGCCGCGGAATGCGAGATATCGCTCACCTTTGCCGGCGCGGATCAGATCGCGGAGATGAACGAGGAATACCGTGAGGTCGCGGGCCCCACCGACGTACTCTCCTTCCCGATGTGGGAGAACGAAGAGGGCGGATTTGAGCCGCCCGATGACTGGGAATGCCTGACGCTCGGCGACATCATCGTCTGCCCGGAGATCGTCGCGAAGAACGCCGAAGAAAACGGCAAGAGCGCCGAGAGTGAGACGGTGCTCGTCATCTGCCACGGCTTTCTGCATCTCGTCGGCTTCGACCACGCGGACGACGCGGAGCGCGAGCGCATGTGGCAGGCGCAGGAGGCTCTCGTCGCCCGATTTTTTGCCGGGGCGTAA
- a CDS encoding cytidine deaminase gives MDDKPLLSKEAAKKLLAEAARARAAAYAPYSGFCVGAALLFEGGLTVPGCNVENASYSLSVCAERNAMTTALTKGLRRPLAVAVAGPEGVFCPPCGACRQFLAEFNPDMAVVLKEADEPVVYTLRELLPLSFSLDENCGGAD, from the coding sequence ATGGACGATAAACCGTTATTAAGCAAAGAGGCCGCGAAAAAACTCCTTGCCGAAGCCGCGCGCGCGCGCGCGGCGGCCTACGCTCCCTATTCCGGCTTTTGCGTCGGGGCGGCGCTGCTCTTTGAGGGCGGCCTCACCGTTCCCGGATGCAACGTGGAAAACGCGAGCTACAGCCTTTCCGTCTGCGCGGAGCGCAACGCGATGACGACAGCCCTTACGAAGGGGCTGCGCCGGCCGCTCGCCGTCGCCGTCGCGGGGCCGGAGGGGGTTTTTTGCCCTCCCTGCGGGGCCTGCCGCCAGTTTCTCGCCGAATTCAACCCCGATATGGCCGTAGTGCTCAAGGAGGCGGACGAGCCGGTCGTCTATACATTAAGAGAGCTGCTGCCGCTTTCGTTTTCCCTGGATGAAAACTGCGGCGGCGCTGACTGA
- the era gene encoding GTPase Era, with translation MSEDKTFRSGFAALLGRPNVGKSSIINALLKEKVAAVSPKPQTTRNAVRCIYTAEGEQIVFVDTPGIHAPKHALGDFMMKEAEESLMLVDAVCYVVEAQDRAVSEKDEIILKVLEKVAQPVVLAVNKTDKLDKFEDYKKAAAVYEKYISPAAVVPVSANNGRGLPELAAAISALLPEQPPIYPEDMLMDSTERFLASEVIREKIFRHTDEEVPHGVAVIIDEFKSPDEFPDKKVCDIRATIIVDRPGQKGIIIGKNGAMLKQIGIEARKELEEKFGYKVFLQLWVKVKPGWRKSPEELRRLGYNS, from the coding sequence ATGAGTGAAGATAAAACATTCCGCAGCGGCTTCGCAGCCCTGCTCGGACGTCCCAACGTCGGAAAATCGTCGATAATAAACGCGCTGCTCAAAGAAAAGGTGGCGGCCGTATCGCCAAAGCCCCAAACCACCCGCAACGCGGTGCGCTGCATATATACAGCGGAAGGTGAACAGATCGTATTTGTGGATACTCCCGGCATTCATGCGCCGAAGCACGCGCTGGGAGATTTCATGATGAAAGAGGCGGAGGAATCCCTTATGCTCGTGGACGCCGTCTGCTACGTCGTCGAGGCGCAGGACCGCGCGGTAAGCGAGAAGGATGAGATCATCCTCAAGGTATTGGAGAAGGTGGCGCAGCCTGTCGTGCTTGCGGTGAACAAAACGGACAAGCTCGACAAATTCGAGGATTACAAGAAGGCCGCGGCGGTCTATGAAAAATACATAAGCCCGGCCGCAGTCGTTCCCGTTTCCGCCAACAACGGCAGAGGACTGCCCGAGCTCGCCGCGGCGATCAGCGCGCTGCTGCCGGAGCAGCCTCCGATCTATCCCGAAGATATGCTGATGGATTCTACGGAGCGTTTTCTCGCTTCGGAGGTCATTCGCGAAAAGATATTCCGCCATACCGACGAGGAGGTCCCTCACGGAGTGGCGGTAATAATAGACGAGTTTAAGAGCCCCGACGAATTTCCCGACAAGAAGGTCTGCGACATACGGGCGACGATCATCGTCGACCGGCCGGGACAGAAGGGGATAATCATCGGCAAGAACGGCGCGATGCTGAAACAGATCGGGATCGAGGCGCGCAAAGAGCTTGAGGAAAAGTTCGGCTACAAAGTCTTTCTCCAGCTCTGGGTGAAGGTTAAGCCCGGATGGCGCAAGTCGCCCGAGGAGCTGCGGCGTCTGGGGTATAATAGTTGA
- the recO gene encoding DNA repair protein RecO produces the protein MIPIRLPQGYYTKTGTVLLRRDSSREGQSLLLFMREFGPRWVSAPSATGKNRFGGSTEPMTWGEFSLYQSPSKLYLQGTEVKEDFLTLRSSPPAVLAALRLYKLTAKEAPLNCENDAALRMLWSALVQLREKCQPYIVEFRYTWKLLNLMGIAPSLDLCAECGERLTDGGRFTQEGMRCRRCSQDRGEPVSAQELAELKGAVSLPHDKFILWSRETREKDCYIKNLKKLSPYFSNMR, from the coding sequence TTGATCCCGATCCGGCTGCCGCAGGGATACTACACAAAGACTGGAACTGTGCTTCTAAGAAGGGATTCCTCCAGGGAGGGGCAGTCCCTTCTCCTTTTTATGCGCGAATTTGGGCCGCGTTGGGTCAGCGCGCCGTCCGCGACGGGGAAGAACCGCTTCGGAGGCTCCACCGAGCCGATGACCTGGGGGGAGTTCTCGCTCTATCAAAGCCCCTCAAAGCTTTATCTGCAGGGGACCGAGGTCAAGGAAGATTTCCTGACGCTGCGCTCTTCGCCCCCCGCCGTCCTCGCCGCCCTCCGCCTCTATAAGCTCACGGCGAAGGAGGCTCCGCTGAACTGTGAGAATGACGCGGCGCTGCGTATGCTATGGAGCGCGCTTGTGCAGCTCCGGGAGAAATGCCAGCCGTACATCGTCGAATTCCGCTACACATGGAAGCTGCTGAACCTTATGGGGATCGCCCCCTCTCTCGACCTTTGCGCCGAGTGCGGCGAGAGGCTGACTGACGGCGGCAGGTTCACGCAGGAGGGTATGCGCTGCCGCCGCTGTTCCCAGGACCGGGGCGAGCCGGTCAGCGCCCAGGAGCTTGCGGAGCTGAAGGGCGCCGTCTCTCTCCCGCATGATAAATTCATCCTTTGGTCGCGTGAAACGCGTGAAAAAGATTGTTATATTAAGAATTTAAAAAAGTTATCGCCATATTTTAGCAACATGCGTTAG
- the glyQ gene encoding glycine--tRNA ligase subunit alpha — MNFQEIVMRLEHFWASQGCVVQQPYDLEVGAGTMNPATTLRVLGPEPWRVAYVEPSRRPTDGRYGENPNRLQHYYQYQVIIQPTPDNIQEMYIESLKVLGIDPAEHDIRFVEDDWENPTTGAWGLGWEVWLDGMEVTQFTYFQQMGSIDMDVVPAELTYGLERIAMFVQKVDNVYDLQWVGEIKYGDVHHKGEVEHSTYNFEIADTDMLFNLFNRYEAESRRVLEAGLVLPAYDYVLKCSHSFNLLDARNAISVTERTGYIGRVRNLASACCQAYVKQREEMGHPLMGKFDKYEKGGAC, encoded by the coding sequence GTGAATTTTCAAGAGATAGTTATGCGCCTTGAGCATTTCTGGGCTTCTCAGGGTTGCGTCGTCCAGCAGCCCTACGATTTGGAAGTGGGAGCAGGCACCATGAATCCCGCGACGACCCTGCGTGTTCTTGGTCCCGAGCCCTGGCGCGTAGCTTACGTTGAACCTTCCAGAAGACCCACAGACGGAAGATATGGAGAAAACCCCAACAGGCTTCAGCACTATTACCAGTATCAGGTCATAATCCAGCCGACGCCGGACAACATTCAGGAGATGTATATCGAAAGCCTCAAGGTCCTCGGTATAGATCCCGCGGAACATGACATCCGTTTCGTCGAGGACGACTGGGAGAATCCGACGACCGGCGCCTGGGGGCTCGGCTGGGAGGTCTGGCTCGACGGTATGGAGGTCACGCAGTTCACCTACTTCCAGCAGATGGGTTCGATAGATATGGACGTAGTACCGGCGGAGCTGACGTACGGACTGGAAAGAATCGCGATGTTCGTCCAGAAGGTCGACAACGTTTACGACCTCCAGTGGGTCGGCGAGATCAAATACGGCGACGTCCATCACAAAGGCGAGGTCGAGCATTCGACATACAATTTTGAAATCGCCGATACGGACATGCTCTTCAACCTCTTCAACAGGTATGAGGCGGAATCCCGGCGCGTGCTTGAGGCCGGGCTCGTGCTGCCGGCTTATGATTACGTCCTCAAATGCTCACATTCGTTCAACCTGCTTGACGCGAGGAACGCCATCAGCGTCACGGAGAGGACCGGTTATATCGGGCGCGTGAGGAACCTGGCCTCCGCCTGCTGCCAGGCCTACGTCAAACAGCGCGAAGAGATGGGCCATCCGCTGATGGGAAAATTTGACAAATATGAAAAAGGAGGCGCATGCTGA
- the glyS gene encoding glycine--tRNA ligase subunit beta, whose amino-acid sequence MSDLLFEIGTEEIPARFMPKTLADLAQYAEEELSGAHIPHGEIKSECTPRRLVITVKELAEHQEDSVEISKGPMKAQAFGADGSPTKAALGFARSKGVEVSELKIESIGSAEYVVAEKRTSGQPTMSVLPQLLEKIIHRLSFPKSMYWADKSVRFARPVRWIVALYGDRPIDVSFGDVKSGVVSRGHRFMGAESVQIKDADSYAAAMRGNCVITDPEERKAMILAGISEIEKELGAKVTVDPELLEENVHLNEYPIPFYGSFDKEFLDIPAEVLILSMAKNQRYFPVHDAGGRLMANFIGVSNNRAKDMRVVREGNERVLRARLYDAAFFWKEDQQKSLDVRAEELKNVTYQEQLGSVYDKVQRIKKITLRLADELASDVDRTKLARACDLAKADLVTNMVYEFSDVQGVMGREYARKAGEPEEVALALYEQYLPRFAGDELPSGISGALLGIGERLDTLTAIYKIGLEPTSSQDPYGLRRAARTINELIWGLSLDIDMDRALEMAASQLELEPERLEKMKAFIALRQQVQLREKGFSHEAVALAMQTIPSRPLQIYRLAEVLTKAGGETWFAELITAAVRVKNLLSKVEEEVGAVDPAKFTSDSEKKLYEELGKLTKDAKSAVESREWEKLAATMAELAPVIAQFFNDVLVMDPDAAVRMNRIALLKECQAFFMQIGDFSILK is encoded by the coding sequence ATGTCCGACCTTCTCTTTGAAATAGGAACAGAAGAAATTCCCGCGAGGTTTATGCCGAAGACGCTTGCCGATCTTGCGCAGTATGCGGAGGAGGAGCTTTCGGGAGCGCACATACCGCACGGGGAGATCAAGTCGGAATGCACGCCGCGGCGTCTGGTCATCACCGTAAAAGAACTTGCGGAACATCAGGAGGACTCCGTCGAGATCTCGAAGGGGCCGATGAAAGCCCAGGCATTCGGCGCGGACGGCAGTCCGACAAAGGCGGCGCTGGGATTCGCGCGCAGCAAGGGCGTCGAAGTCTCGGAGCTCAAGATCGAGAGCATCGGCAGCGCCGAATATGTCGTGGCGGAGAAGCGCACGAGCGGCCAGCCGACGATGAGCGTCCTGCCTCAGCTGCTGGAAAAGATCATCCATCGCCTCTCATTTCCAAAGAGCATGTACTGGGCCGACAAATCGGTACGTTTCGCGCGTCCGGTGCGCTGGATCGTGGCCCTTTACGGCGACCGCCCGATCGACGTCTCCTTCGGCGATGTGAAGAGCGGCGTCGTCTCCCGCGGGCACCGCTTCATGGGCGCCGAGTCCGTTCAGATAAAGGATGCGGATTCCTACGCGGCGGCGATGCGCGGCAACTGCGTCATCACCGACCCCGAAGAGCGCAAGGCGATGATACTCGCCGGCATCTCCGAAATAGAGAAGGAACTCGGCGCGAAGGTCACCGTAGACCCCGAGCTGCTTGAGGAAAACGTGCACCTCAACGAATACCCGATACCCTTCTACGGAAGCTTTGACAAGGAATTCCTTGACATTCCCGCCGAGGTGCTCATCCTCTCTATGGCCAAGAACCAGCGCTACTTCCCGGTCCATGACGCGGGCGGCAGGCTGATGGCCAACTTCATCGGCGTCAGCAACAACCGCGCGAAGGATATGAGAGTGGTGCGCGAGGGCAACGAGAGGGTCCTGCGCGCGCGCCTCTACGACGCGGCCTTCTTCTGGAAAGAGGACCAGCAGAAGTCTCTCGACGTCCGCGCCGAGGAGCTCAAAAACGTGACCTATCAGGAACAGCTCGGCTCAGTTTATGACAAGGTGCAGCGTATAAAGAAGATCACGCTGCGGCTGGCCGACGAGCTCGCGAGCGACGTGGACAGAACGAAGCTTGCGCGCGCCTGCGACCTCGCGAAGGCCGACCTCGTCACGAACATGGTCTATGAATTCTCCGACGTGCAGGGCGTCATGGGACGGGAGTACGCGCGCAAGGCCGGAGAACCGGAAGAGGTCGCCCTCGCCCTTTATGAGCAGTACCTGCCGCGTTTCGCCGGGGACGAACTTCCCTCCGGGATATCCGGCGCGCTGCTCGGCATCGGCGAACGCCTCGACACGCTGACGGCGATATACAAGATCGGGCTCGAACCGACGTCGTCGCAGGACCCATACGGACTGCGGCGCGCGGCCAGGACGATCAACGAGCTTATCTGGGGACTGTCGCTCGACATAGATATGGACAGGGCTCTTGAAATGGCCGCCTCACAGCTCGAACTCGAGCCGGAGCGCCTCGAAAAGATGAAAGCCTTTATCGCCCTGCGCCAGCAGGTGCAGCTGCGCGAGAAAGGATTCAGCCACGAGGCGGTGGCGCTCGCGATGCAGACCATCCCGAGCCGTCCGCTGCAGATATACCGCCTCGCGGAGGTGCTGACGAAAGCCGGCGGCGAGACGTGGTTCGCCGAGCTCATCACGGCGGCGGTACGCGTCAAAAACCTTCTCTCCAAGGTGGAGGAAGAGGTCGGCGCGGTCGATCCGGCGAAGTTCACCTCGGATTCCGAGAAAAAACTTTACGAAGAACTGGGCAAGCTGACAAAGGACGCCAAAAGCGCCGTCGAGAGCCGCGAATGGGAAAAACTCGCGGCGACGATGGCGGAGCTGGCCCCCGTCATCGCTCAGTTCTTTAACGACGTGCTGGTCATGGACCCCGACGCCGCCGTCCGCATGAACCGCATCGCCCTGCTTAAAGAATGCCAGGCGTTCTTCATGCAGATAGGAGATTTCAGTATATTGAAATAA